gatGGATTTTGATCTAGTCTGATTTCACTGTcagttctgtgctgtgcttgagaAGACAGAGAGACTTCTCTTCACTAGACAGCTCTAAAGCTCATAACGAACACTGTAGCCGTTGTTCCAGGTTTCTCTGTCAGCTTCAAGCAGTGTGAATGGGAGAAAGTACACTCAGTGTGGTGTTTTAGATTGTCATGGTTAGTTCTGAGTGGAGTCAAGAATGGAGACAGCGTGTTCAGAAGGTATAGAAGGACTATTAGACTGCAGAATACAGAGGAGCCAACACATTTCAATGGCAGAGGTTCTGTTTGATGAGACAGTGGTGGCACATTGGGCAGCTGCAGTGGTTTgagtgggtttgagttgctcagtttGATAaagcacagggctgcagtgtggacggtagtggtttgagtagctcagtggttaagcacagggctgcagtgtggaaggtagtggtttgagtagctcagtggttaagagctgggctgcagtgtggaaggtagtggtttgagtagctcagtggttaagagctgggctgcagtgtggaaggtagtggtttgagtagctcagtggttaagggctgggctgcagtgtggaaggtagtggtttgagtagctcagtggttaagagctgggctgcagtgtggaaggtagtggtttgagtagctcagtggttaaaggctgggctgcagtgtggaacgtagtggtttgagtagctcagtggttaagcacagggctgcagtgtggaagggaggTGATCACATGTGAGATGTGGTTTAAACAGCTGTCCTGTTGTTTACTTAATGAACTGCTTACATTGCTTATCATCACGATAACATACACAGCATAGCTTAAGCACTAATGGAAGCCCATGTCTTATATTCAATATAAATACTGTGCAACATTCCCAAGCCTGTttcctgagtgtgtgtgtatatatatatataaaatctcaggCATGATGACCTAACAGCAGTGAAATATTGCACTACATTATCTCTTGCCTTGAAGTCAAAGTGCACACATATCTGGGACTGTTTTGAATGAGGTTCATCTCATCTACAGAAACGGTGAGATGCACGGTGCCCATAAGAAAGCAGTTTATAGGTATTGACTGCATGGTTGAGAGTCCTGCAGTCTTGTTCAGTGTCTTCACCTGCCTAGTTTCTTTACACTGCAGTGAATGTGTTTCAAATCCCCCGGCTCTCGGACAGTGCAGGAATTAATCACCCAGGCAGTGTGGATTAGCTCTGACCTCTCCCACAAACAGAACTGTGGTATGAAAGTTGAGCTTCTCTATAAAGGCCTTACTCTGAAGGGgcactcacagacagacagaaagacagactgaagaacactcacagacagacagacacactgaagAACTAGTAGTTattgctgaggagctgggttgcagtgcggtgctgaggagctgggttgcagtgcggtgctgaggagctgggttgcagtgcggtgctgagatgctgggttgcagtgcggtgctgaggagctgggttgcagtgcggtgctgAGAAGCTGGGTTACAGTGCGGTGCTGAGatgctgggttgcagtgcgttgctgaggagctgggttgcagtgcggtgctgaggagctgggttgcagtgcggtgctgaggagctgggttgcagtgcggtgctgaggagctgggttgcagtgcggtgctgaggagctgggttgcagtgcggtgctgaggagctgggttgcagtgcggtgctgaggagctgggttgcagtgcggtgctgaggagctgggttgcagtgcggtgctgaggagctgggttgcagtgcggtgctgaggagctgggttgcagtgcggtgctgaggagctgggttgcagtgcggtgctgaggagctgggttgcagtgcggtgctgaggagctgggttgcagtgcggtgctgaggagctgggttgcagtgcggtgctgaggagctgggttgcagtgcggtgctgaggagctgggttgcagtgcggtgctgaggagctgggttgcagtgcggtgctgaggagctgggttgcagtgcggtgctgaggagctgggttgcagtgcggtgctgaggagctgggttgcagtgtggtgctgaggagctgggttgcagtgcggtgctgaggagctgggttgcagtgcggtgctgaggagctgggttgcagtgcggtgctgaggagctgggttgcagtgcggtgctgagaagctgggttgcagtgcggtgctgaggagctgggttgcagtgcggtgctgaggagctgggttgcagtgcggtgctgaggagctgggttgcagtgtggtgctgaggagctgggttgcagtgtggtgctgaggagctgggttgcagtagTGAATGTTTTTTATAGTGTAACTTTCCACAGTAGTTCAATAACCCTCTTTAAGCAGAATACACAAGAGGCTGAACTGTGTCAAATAATGAAAcaatgtgtgttgtttgttttgctttgtgttcaaAGCGCTTTCATGCCAGGCACATTCAGAAGATGGCTTTTTAAACAGAGCCTTCTGTGGTTTGTGCTGCATAAGTAAGACAATCCCTTGCCAACGTTAAATGAAAAAATTCTGCAAAATCTGATCCAGCTTTTCAGTGCtgcagtcctgggcctctctctctctctttcaagcACACAAGCAATTGTGAAGCGTTATGGGTATGTTCGCTTGATGATCATTTCCGCTGTAGTTGGAACCAGGGTTCAAACCAAGGCTTGTGAACAACAGAAGCAGGCAGTGAGTTAGCCAGCCGCGCTGTTTTCAGCAACATGCCATTAACAGATATTTCCTGGAGTTCTTTCTGTATGAATTCGTCTGTTCTTGCCAGCACCAGAGGGGCTTTGTTTGGAACTGTTATGAAGAAATGctaataatttattaaacactGTGTGAGCTGAACCAAACGTTTTTTTGAAAGTGTTCAATAAATCATATTACATTTGAACACCTGGAAGCTCTCAAAGCATTTCTCTAAACTAGATCAGTGTCCTGTACTCAAGCCGGTTGATCTTGTAAGATGCAGCTAGGATGTACAGGCTATTGTCCTATAAGGTAGCGTGCAGGGTTCCTGCTCGCTACctcaaactgtgcaaaacatTTCCTTTGTAATAACAGGCACCGAGATAAATATTCAAACACTGAACAAATATTCAAACACTGCCTTCTTGAAACGTATTTGGTGATAAAAAAAATggccatgtttttatttgttaataaaaaaactgACATGCTTGTTCCACTCCTCATAATTAGAATCAAGATCACTGTGACATTTTATAGTCTTTGAGGTAGAAGGGACAGATGTGTCCCCTAAAACGACACTGACTTTCTTATTTCTGCAACGAGGCGCACGAAGCAGGGTTTAAAATGTCCTGACAGGTTGGAATCCGGTCCTCCAAGCTGTCAGTTTCCACCTCGTGATGCTCGAGTCGCTCTCGAATGTATCTGAAGAGGAGACCGTTTGAAGGGGCTCTCAACTCCTCTCGTACCTTCAGGATTTCTCTTCTTTAGCGTGTCGTGAAGCCTCTTGATTATGCACTGCAGGTTAACAGACTGTAGCAAAAGAGCAGTCATGGATTTCTGTCGTAGCTAGCGGCTGTCGATGTAGTCTTCATCATCACCAAATAATGTGCTCATATTTCATCTTTGTAATCGGGTTCTCCCCTTTGTGCATTCATACTGTGATATCTTTCATTTCCTGATGTTAGGATTGGTAATGTCATCAGCCTGTCACAATCCTATTTAAAATGCTTGTATTCAACGCAAATATTTGCATCTTGATGTAAATGTGTTCACTGGAACCGATTCTCTGCTCCAGTTCCCAGTCAGAGATACAAgggtaacactttccattgtccctaattactgtgtatttacatagacaTGAATCAGTTATGCTTACACATGAGGTGTattcataattacaatgttatgttGCATTGTGCTGGCACAGTTACATGATTGGACTTTTTGAAAACGGTTACAAACATTCATGTGTTAACATTGTCTTTTACCAGTCCCAATCAAAATCTCAGTCCCAGTCCCAATCCCCCAGTCCCAGTCCCAAGAGGGTCAGggtttagggttaaggttagggttagggttagggttagggtcaggttagggtcagggttagggttagggttagggttagggttagggttagggttagggttagggttagggttagggttagggttagggtcagggtcagggttagggttagggtcagggtcagggtcagggttagggttagggttagggttagggttagggttagggtcagggtcagggttagggttagggttagggtcagggtcagggttagggttagggtcagggtcagggttagggttagggttagggtcagggtcagggtcagggttagggttagggttagggtcagggtcagggttagggttagctttagagttagggttagaattCGAGCATGAAATAAGATGTACACAAtaaggccattttgaaaagagttttcaaacagagtttaaagttacaagtgtagacagttgtcatgatgttaacaacaaaaagaaaaattccaTGCGCGTTAAACATTTGCAGCAGTGCTAGGGGACGTGCAACGCTGTGTATTCATTTCAACACTCTGCACAGTGTCTGGTTTTCTGTTTCTCAGTTTGAATCTTTCACTTCTACAGTCTCTTCGCTTGCAGTCGCTCAGTGTGGGCTGCACCTATGTGAGGAGTCctgatggatttatttttatcagTGTTTGTACTGGAAACTACTCAAGCCCTGAGGAAAGCTACAAAACGCTTAACTCTCTGATTGCTGTGTCAACATGTTTTGTTAATGAGATAGTGTTCTGGTATCGGTTGTGCTTCGGGCTATTTGTAACCTCTGATGATTTCAATTGGACTGACCACACTGTTTACCACAGTGTAGTAACCCTCATTCATCATACCATTAAAAACTATTCCAAGACTTACAGAAACGACGAGAAAGCAGGTCTGGGCGTAAAGTTTGCAGGTACTAGGCACAGTCCTTAAGGCAGCCTGGAGCTAGCCCATTCAATGCCTTATATGCAAGTGGCAGCACCTTAAAATGAACTCTGTATTTCACAGGGAGCCAATGCAGTTTATGCAGGACTGGAGTTATGTGCTAAGAGAGAGTATGGTTTTTGTGAACACCCTTCATGAACATTCTTTTCATACTGCAGCCTATTTAGTACCTTCACAGATCACCCTCCTGACACCAGTGCAGCACTGCTGGATGGATCTGATCCACAACAATGCCTCAGTAAAGATGCATTCGCCCTCTCAGTGTAagacccagggtataccaggaggaGAAGATGCTCTAATCAGGACGATGCCGAATTCAAGCAGGCAGACCGATCCAGAGCAGAGCTGGCTGTGAGAGAATGCCTCCTGTGTGCTGGCAGTCCAGCATCTCTCTCACCCCCACAGGAGCTGGTGAAAGGACCGCTGGCAGTGGAGCGTGCTGCACCTGCTGTCTGGAGAGGATTGTAAACATTACCCTGAGAAGTGCTGCTGGGGGCGTGAGAGCTAGCTCATTCCAGGACAGAGACATGACAAAACGACTGTTAGCCTTTCAGTTTCAGCTCAACTAACCTGGCAACGCGACTGACAATGTTACATGACCAGAGTCAGGTAACTGTAACAAGAAGCGGCTCAGTGGGAGGTACACTCAAGGGatgggcaaaaaaacaaacaccccacTTGCAATATGCAGCACACCCTGCTGCACGTCACTTTCAGTCATGATGGGAAGACTGTTGATCTTTGCATAGTTGTAGTTCGGCGTGCGGCAGTAGTAAAATCACATTCTGTTGCAATAGCAAGGTTTCGCTGAAACCAatatagggaagcactgtaaggAAATGAATTGGATGTCTGCAAATGAGTGCACTCAATACTGATTGCTAGGTTAGTACGTTTCCATTTACTGATTCCAGTTATTGTTAGACACACCAGTGCAGCGCCTAGTTATGAAGAGAAACCCGACAGTGATCAATGACTTAATGTTCTGGGAGATGGCTCGGGTATGGAGATGGTCTGTCGTCAGGCAGCTGAATCCTCTCCTGTCTTAAATCCATGGCCTGTGTGTATGTGAAGCTGAACTCTGTTTACGCTCTCTTTTTTGAGCAATATCTAAACACTGTCAATTTCCCAGAGTGAGCTGCAATGCTGTTCCAGACACAGACCGTGCATCTCTTCTACAGAAGCCGTACCCCGCTTGCTTTATCGATTCCTCGTTCCTCTGTGTCCTGAAACACGCTCTCATCCTGCAGCTGCGCTCGAGCACAGCATTCTCAAGAGTGCTCCAGATACTTGTTCAACCCTTTGACTCCTACAACGCCCCCGCTAAACCGAGGGACCCCCTGATGAAAGCGTTGCCCGATTCCTTTGTCAACTTAGtttcttatattatttttttacgtCAGATTTTTGTGAAACTTGACACTCTCTCATAATACCACCTCAGAACAAACAGTGTTGTAAACTTAATTTTACTGCCAGTGGTCTATATGCAATCTGGGAAATGTGAGCAGCTAAACAGATGGTGGTTGAAATCTCATGTAATGACAGCTTTGGGATGCAATTGTATTTCCTAGAAAGTTTTTAGCAGGAGGATAGATTTCTATCTTTAAGGCTGGATTTGATTAGAGCTTTTTACTATACCTCATAACATCATATATAATCTATTAAGAGTGTCAGAAATGCTGCTGTTATATAGTGTTTATAAGTAAGTACAATGAGATCCAGCTacagtcgggggggggggggggggtatgatgTTGGTATGACGGGAATGGAGATCAGACATGGAAGCGTGGTTGGTTGACAATGGAATTGGGCCACTGTAACCCCCTGTCTAAGAGCTTCCagtagcaaaagcatagcaaagtctaataaagcagaGCGAAGGCACAGGTATTAGAAACATGCAAAGCGTAAATGGGAACTGCATGGGGAGCTTGCTAAGTGAGCCTCTTGAATTGCAATAAGGAGTTGTGTGCGCACATCCCATGGGATCATGACGTGATAAAACTGCATACATACAACGGTAAACTCTTAGAAGGACACAGGGGGCAGAATGACAGGGGCGCATGCTTTCAGATGTTTGCTGGTTCACCAGAACATACGTTAGGGTTGATGTGTGGATTGCTTGGGGAGGCCTGGGGTTGGTTATACCACTAGTGAAGACAAGGGGGAGACAAAGACCTTCAGTAGCTAGTAGAGGGATAATCATCAATTCAGTGCCCTGCTGCTATTAATTAACATGTGCGGATATGTTAAGAGAAGACCACAGTCCCTGGGGTGACTACATAGCTCCaggttcactgggacagtttgggGAGGCACAGTTTGCTGCAATGCATTCTGGAACCTGTAGTCCTACAGCTATGAAATAAAGCAGGCTAGGCCAGGCAAGGTGAATGCATTCACTGGAATAATGAAATGCCGAGCTGGGTGGTCTGGAGTGGGTGTGTGACGTGTGTCTTGTTCTGCAGGCGGGGTGCGGACAGCAGCTCAGAGAGGGCAGCCCCAATGGCAGGCTGCTGTGACACTGCCTGCGAGCGACGCTCGCTATAAGAGCCCTGCGGGGAGCACACTTCACCTGGAGACAGTGCACAGGTGAGGCAGGGAACGCAGGGAACCTGGGTGGGGTTGTGCATTCTGCCCCCTGGTGGAACCCTGGAACTGTAATAACCTGGGTGGAATTGAACTGGATTTTCTTCTGCAAAGGCGTTTAGTTTTCACAGATGGTTTAACTTCTTATATAAATGTtctttcagcttttaaaacaaaaccacacataaTGCTGTAGGTTGCAAGCTTAGTGATTCTAGTCTCAGAATTAAGACTGCAAAGACATTTCGTATAAGTTGGCAATTTGACCAATTCTATTTGCAAAGAATGCAGTCAAATGCAGTACAATCACAGACAAATTGGCTGGTTTCCACGAGGAAACTGGGACAATGAGAGCGATTGGCTGAGCAGGACTTGTTTATTATTACTAGCAGTCTGTGCTGGAGAGCTGTGTACAATTCCAGAGTCTGGCGTTgacaagcaataaaaaataaataaataaccctgacATTCTAAAACCCTGGGACACCTCTGAGCTGTGACCCAGCCAGCAGCCAATGGATCTCAGCCGATACCCCTGAGCACATCGGCTCGTGGGAAAACATCACGGCAAAATTCCCCCAGTCCTGCGTTTCCAAACCGTGCTCGCCTTGGAAACGCTCTCGTGGCACAGTCTGGCAGTGCAGTGTCCTGTATTGCTTTTATGGCTACTGCTGACCCCTAGAGGTGAAGTGAAGTAACCCCAACAGAAAAAACAAGCCTGAAACATATATTGTAGCTCTGGACTAAACAACCCTAAAGTATTAGTTATGTATTCCATGGATACCAAATTTGTTTTCATGAAtatctgtcacacacacacacacacacacactgtgctctccCTCAATAACAATGTAAACAGCTCCCAGCCTCAGATCAGTTCCCATGGTGGCCCCAtgccctattgacagtgttatgctGGGTGTTCCCATTTTGCTGCCTCCTCCTCGCACTCTATATATTTAGTAACAATAGCGAGGCCTGGAGTTCTATCTGGGGAATGTTGTTGTTGAGGAAATGTAAGAGTGACGTCACTTCCCAGGCGACCGGGCCTGCCTGTGCACGTTTCATCAAACCAGGCTGACGTGACACTAAACCATTAAACTAAAAGCTCTCCAGGCGTCGGAGCGGGGTGCACAGATCTCGCGCTCTCAAATGTTTGGGTTGTtatggcaacaaacaagtgagagTCCCCCCCCCTCTTCGATTAGTGACCTCAGCGAGTCAGGAATCACTGTTTGTCTTTGTTCTTTTGCGGGGGTCACGCTGCAGGGGCGAGTGGAGTCCTGTCAGTTACTGTACAGCTTGCACTGCACTGCGTGGCTCACTTGATTGAAACTTCATTCAAGTATTTCAGTAATGCAATGCAGAGGCGATGTGAGTGACAGCTTCTGCACTAGCACCAGCCGGCACACCCTGAAGCAGAGCTCACTTTCTGACATGTTTCTTTAACTCTCTTAGTGACAAGACAGCAGATTTCATTTCGACCTACCTTAATCCTGCAGAGTGAAGCTCCCGTATTTACAGAGCTTGTAAAGCTGCTCGGAAACACAGAACAAGAATACAAGGGGAAGGGACACAGCAGCAAACGTGGAGACCTCCATTTCTGGAATTGATACAGGATCAGACGATATAAAAGCCAACTGAGTATCATTCGACTACAACTCTGTTTACTTGCTTTGAGAAGGCGCTCCAGATCAGTCGTCCTCGTTccaatcatgtgacagtgtgatcTTTCAACCCTGCCAGCCCCTCCCACTTGCTCTTTAAATGACCCTTACCctcccttatgaaagtttaccatagcaaaagCACAACAAATAAAGGGAAGCCATGGTgaagcatagcaaagcattgtaaagaatagcgaggtatggtacagcatattaacaaacatggcaaaccaagacAAATTCTGGTAGATGCATATTATATCCATGGGGAAAGTATGATAAAGCTGCAAAAATACCTTGCAAATTTACAATGGTGAACTCTTATATGGCCCGTGAATGTGCAAGAATAGCACATCCCATAGTGGCGAGGACGAGCGTACATGTAACAAGAATCACGAAgcttgcattgcattgcattgctctTTCCATTGCACAGTATTTATACAAAGTTATGTAAACTGTACCGCACTAACCTGTCTATGGTGAAGCAGGACCAGCTACTGAAGCTGTTTTCTAAGATGTTTTTGCTCTAGGGCAAACccaatagaagaaaaaaataataataataataataaaacctgttaaTGTTGCAAACAAAAATGCAAGAGTCTGATTTGTTCCAGtgaaacaatgtactgtaaaataaacctATTTACCAGTTCAAGAAAACTGTTCAGAATCTGGTTTAGTTTTGTGTCACAAATAAGTTGTCTTGTACGTTAATAATCTACCTTATGGAGCTGCTTTTCAAAGTGTTTGAGCTCTAAAGTGCACATTTctgggcaaaaaaaataaaaatattcccGTATTTTTAACATGCAAGTTGACGGTCACCCATTTTTCCGTCACACTGACAGCTTGCATTGTGATTGTACAAACATGGAGAGACGGTGTAAGTTTCTGAGATAGTGTCCACATGTATTACACCACCTGAAGATTTCtcattgatatcctttatatatctacctgcatgaaaacctctgggagTGAGAATTTCAAATTCTGCTCAGAAATCAGTGATATATCCTGTGGTTTGTGCTTTAATttggcatcttaaacaacttctaaaaagtctcctgcgttttatCATCTGTGTGACTCtatgttccttttctctttttaaattaattgcacgtGTGGGCCTATAAAAGTTGACTGTTAAACTAGACAATCACTAATTGGCCTATTTTGCCatttttcccagattttcagttccagtggtttgatttcgtGTTCAAATCCAAGCctcagaagcagtggggtgttgtaataaatgtgcgCACTGCTGGATTCCTGCATTGTAACAAGGACAGCATGTTTCTCAGGTGTATCTAACTGTCTTGTCCTCTGCAGGACGGGTGCCCATGTGGTCGTCGACACTGGTCCTGGTGTTTCTGATCGGCGTCCAGGCTGTGTTGAAGTCAGAGGGGGATGCCAGGGTGGCAGGGGCCGGACTCTCCTCCAGGCAGCAGGGGGCGCCGGACACGATGATGGCACAGCTGGAGGACAGCAGCAACCAAAGTCAGTCCCGTGACCAGAACCTTCACTCCCCCAAGGGCACCAGCGTGGACCCCAAACTCTTCAGCAAGCAGCCCTACCGCTCCCCCAGGGTGCTGTTCAGCTCCCAGCCCCCGGGGAAGGAAGGGGCGGAGGCTCCCACGGGATCGAGGGTGAAACGGAAAGCCAGTCCGGCTCTGCACCGCGGAGAGTATTCGGTGTGCGACAGCGTCAGCACCTGGGTGGGAGACAAGACCAAGGCCACCGATATCAAAGGACAGGAAGTGAGCGTGTTGGCGGAGGTGAACATCAACAACACGGTCATCAAGCAGTACTTTTTCGAGACCACCTGTCGGAACGCCAAACAGGGCGGGGCTGGCTGTCGGGGCATTGACCGCAAGCACTGGAACTCGTACTGCACCGACACACACACCTTTGTGCGGGCCCTGACCGTGGAGAGCAATCTGGTGGCCTGGCGCTTCATTCGCATTAACACGGCCTGCGCGTGTGTGCTTAGCAGGAAGTCATGGAGACACTGACTGATTGACTGCTGCCCTGgaccctccccccctctccctggCCAATGAACCAGCACCACAAACTCAACTCAAAGTGCCCCGTTGCCCTCTGCTCCCCAGCCCTACCTCAGTCTGTAAATTATTGTGTTACGTTGTTTTAAGTTATGAGACTGCATGTTATATTTAAAGTTTATACATTTGACAAATccttacaaaacaaaatagcttTTTCTCACTGTTATTTATTAAACACTTCTGTACATGTTTCTGGGTCGTTTCTTTGTCTACTCAAGGTTTCAGAATAATTTGGGAGCGATAATATGTTTTTAAGTGTAGTGTTCCCAATTCAAATAAACGACAAGGCATGACATGTTTGTTCAATGCTCTTAAAAACAAATCTTCGCTCCTACACACCGTTAACTTATAGAAAAATACCCTAAAACTCggtccatttactttcttttacctGAATAAATATcgacagttttcttttttcctttctgcAGTTGTCTCTGTGGTTGTCGTGGtgatgtaatcttttttttttaattatttaaactagTTCCATTTCATACGCTTCAGAAATCAGGTGTGTCATGCCATAGCCCACGGCAATGGAGCGATCTGATTGGTTGTAAAGGTCGTGATGCTAGAAACGCATTAAACGTTTTTGAGATCTACATCTTCGTTACACCACTGGGTACCAAGAAGAAACAGCAACGCACCTGCACTGCAgagtttcattaaaaacatgacaaGACCAGTCGAATCGTCCAAAGCCTTGGGCAGCCAATGGCAAGTAAGCGTTTAACCAAACCCCGCCCCCTGTATAAAGTGTTGTAAGATGGTCATGACAGCGTGCTTCTGATGTGCCGGTGCCTTCGCTTCCCAACAcgctgaaaaacaaaatcattcctTTACAAAACGTTCCCAGCAGCCCCCACGGGTTACAATAGAAAACGGTTTGGAGACTGTTCCCCCTCTCATAGCCCCTGTGAGAGGATATCCACATCAGCGGCACGTCCCTCTTCAAGAGCGACACCAGAAAGAAATTCACCTGCAATGCCCTGTTCCTGTCCTCTGAAATACTCCTCATTGAAAGTCACAGTGTTTTGTCCACGGTCACACTCAAATTTCAGGCGTGTCCTATTTCATAGCTCTCAAGCCGTATGCATGCCTGCCAAGTT
Above is a window of Polyodon spathula isolate WHYD16114869_AA chromosome 25, ASM1765450v1, whole genome shotgun sequence DNA encoding:
- the LOC121299458 gene encoding venom nerve growth factor-like translates to MWSSTLVLVFLIGVQAVLKSEGDARVAGAGLSSRQQGAPDTMMAQLEDSSNQSQSRDQNLHSPKGTSVDPKLFSKQPYRSPRVLFSSQPPGKEGAEAPTGSRVKRKASPALHRGEYSVCDSVSTWVGDKTKATDIKGQEVSVLAEVNINNTVIKQYFFETTCRNAKQGGAGCRGIDRKHWNSYCTDTHTFVRALTVESNLVAWRFIRINTACACVLSRKSWRH